Proteins co-encoded in one Zalophus californianus isolate mZalCal1 chromosome 9, mZalCal1.pri.v2, whole genome shotgun sequence genomic window:
- the LOC113922445 gene encoding uncharacterized protein LOC113922445: MQERAGPPQPLLGLATCAGAGVGGCWTPADPSEADTSGTLEEQGQNEVGVPRLLLPPRRQRCHGDHRYLATHLRGPGHLLSLLWLGGWTCVQKAPSSRKTHLWRQDRHIIHHPGKSRKPHPCLAGTLVAALSPGIEVVLICRRLSHPTVSSQSPNGSRPDKGGRGDGRGQMSSTKEGRSQHHSLPWISQPSQASLTGGTGSEKGTRGSTLRADRPSLL; encoded by the exons ATGCAGGAGAGGG CTGGGCCCCCGCAGCCCCTCCTGGGATTGGCCACCTGCGCaggagctggggttggggggtgctGGACCCCTGCAGACCCATCAGAAGCCGACACATCAGGAaccctggaggagcaggggcagaatGAG GTGGGGGTGCCGAGGCTTCTGCTCCCTCCAAGGAGGCAGCGTTGCCATGGTGACCACCGTTACCTGGCAACTCATCTCCGTGGTCCTGGGCACCTGCTGTCTCTCCTCTGGCTCGGAGGATGGACGTGTGTCCAGAAGGCCCCCTCGTCTCGGAAAACCCACCTGTGGAGACAAGACAG GCATATCATCCACCACCCTGGAAAGTCCAGGAAGCCACATCCCTGTCTTGCGGGCACCCTCGTCGCAGCACTATCACCTGGCATTGAGGTGGTCCTTATCTGCCGCCGTCTCTCCCATCCCACTGTGAGCTCCCAAAG cCCCAACGGCTCCAGGCCGGACAAGGGTGGTCGAGGGGATGGTCGGGGCCAAATGAGCTCCACGAAGGAGGGTAGGAGTCAGCACCACTCTTTGCCCTGGATTTCACAGCCCAGCCAAGCCTCCCTCACCGGGGGCACAGGCAGTGAGAAGGGGACCCGTGGGAGCACCCTCAGAGCAGACAGGCCATCCCTGCTTTAA